The following is a genomic window from Pseudomonas purpurea.
AGTCGACGAAGTCGATGCCGAACTGTTCTTCCAGCGCTTCCATCAAGTGCTGCGCGTCTGCACCGTCGGCGCCGAGGTCGAAATTGATCGAGGTGTCGAGGCGGATGGTCTTGCGTTCCGGCAGGCTAAGTTCTTCGTGCAACACCTGCATGAGCAGGTGCATGGCATGGTCGTCGGGGAAGTGGGGGGCGAGGTTCATGGTGGGCAGTCCGTGAGGCGACGAAGGTTATAAATGTCGGGGATTGCAGCTGTTAGCTGATACAGCGCTCGAAAATAGCTTCCAGGCCCCGATAGTCGCATGCCACCGCATCGATGTTGGCGGGCACCCATGCCGCGTCATTGACCAGCCACCAGTCGACTGAAAACCCCGCGTTCACAATGATTTGTTCGAACAGAATGCGTTGGGGCCCGGCCATTGCCCTCACGAAAAGGATGGATGACATTGAGATCGCCATAAGCTTCGGCAACCCTGACAACCAGCTCGGTTTTGGTCGTATCCATGAACCAGGCGCGTTTTTCCATGGTGGCGAAGATTTTCCGGGCCTCTACGAGGATGCGCTCGGAGGTACAAAAGAAAGTGTCACCTTTTCTTATGTTCACCGTTCTGAGTTGGCCAGCCCACTCATAAATGTCCGAAAAAAGGACGTGATGGATATGTTGCAGAAATGGCAGATCGTAAGGAGGGGGAGCCAGCGTGATACTACTGGCCGCTACCAGTTCGTACAGCTCTCGCTCGGCTTCACTGAGTAGCGCTTCGTCATGAATATTGAGGCGGTTGCGCAGAACTTCTGTGCCTGGATAGCAATAGGGGTCTTGGCCAACCCCGTACTTGTCCGACATTACTGCGGATTCTGACGGTATTTCTTGAGGATGGCTTCCCGGCTGGGGAGTGGTTTTTCTACGTCCGCCGGACTGGTGTGAAAACCTTCAAGACGCAGGCTGGCCAAACAGTTCGAACGACGGATTTTGTCGTAATGCTCCTGTTTTTGCTGGAACGTCAGTTCGCTCATCACGTTTACCTCTCGATGCAGGGCTCAAGTGTAGCCCAATCGACAGGACGAGACAGGTTGGTTTTTGCCACCCGGTCGCCACCAATCGTCAGTAAAGCCGAGCACTGTAAGGCTTTCCCTGCCCTCCCGGCGCTCACCCCGAGACGCGTACAGGGGTTCCTGTAGACGCTGGGTTTCTTGCGCGAATCTAAGGCGCGCGCGGGAAAACCTCTGTATGGTGCGCGCGAGAATCTGTAGGACATTTCGCGATGTCCGGTGTTGGCACTTAAAGGGAATTGGGTATGCGATTGCTTCGTCTGGCTGCTGTGTTGTCGCTGTGGTCCGCAGTGTTTTCGGTGC
Proteins encoded in this region:
- a CDS encoding YhfG family protein, giving the protein MSELTFQQKQEHYDKIRRSNCLASLRLEGFHTSPADVEKPLPSREAILKKYRQNPQ